A single Triticum dicoccoides isolate Atlit2015 ecotype Zavitan chromosome 2A, WEW_v2.0, whole genome shotgun sequence DNA region contains:
- the LOC119352584 gene encoding beta-1,2-xylosyltransferease XAX1-like, giving the protein MGPGQKEKEMQKILHVSFKPTTKAPGMQPQMLIISCGGTRKLLNQEEVAAAATELGFNVTVAEAGAFVALVNAADVLLAVHRAGLTNQIFQPTQAVVLQIVPWGNMDWMATNFYGQPARDMQLRYVEYYVDEEETSLKDKYPREHLTIMKQDVKVNLARFRPFLLQAIDKLQE; this is encoded by the exons ATGGGGCCTGGTCAAAAGGAAAAAGAAATGCAAAAAATACTTCACGTGAGTTTCAAACCCACGACCAAGGCCCCGGGGATGCAGCCGCAGATGCTGATCATCTCCTGCGGGGGCACGCGGAAGCTgctgaaccaggaggaggtggcggcggcggcgacagagcTCGGGTTCAACGTGACGGTGGCGGAGGCAGGGGCGTTCGTGGCGCTGGTGAACGCGGCGGACGTGCTGCTGGCGGTGCACAGGGCCGGGCTGACGAACCAGATCTTCCAGCCGACGCAGGCGGTGGTGCTGCAGATCGTGCCGTGGGGGAACATGGACTGGATGGCCACCAACTTCTACGGGCAGCCGGCGCGGGACATGCAGCTCCGGTACGTGGAGTACTATGTCGACGAGGAGGAGACGAGCCTCAAGGACAAGTACCCGAGGGAGCACCTG ACCATCATGAAGCAGGACGTGAAGGTGAACCTCGCCAGGTTCCGCCCCTTCCTGCTCCAGGCCATCGACAAGCTGCAGGAgtag